One Triticum dicoccoides isolate Atlit2015 ecotype Zavitan chromosome 5B, WEW_v2.0, whole genome shotgun sequence genomic window carries:
- the LOC119312653 gene encoding acetyl-CoA carboxylase 1-like yields the protein MMVGSDQISEFCRALGGDTPIRSVLVANNGMAAVKFMRSIRAWASETFGTDKAVLLVAMATPEDLRANAEHVRIADQFLEVPGGTNNNNYANVQLIVEIAERTRVSAVWPGWGHASEDPELPDALKEKGIIFLGPPSAAMAALGDKIGSSLIAQAAGVPTLPWSGSHVKVPQETCHAIPEEIYKKACVSTTEEAVASCQVVGYPAMIKASWGGGGKGIRKVHNDDEVRALFKQVQGEVPGSPIFVMKVASQSRHLEVQLLCDKHGNVAALHSRDCSVQRRHQKIIEEGPITVAPPEKVRELEQAARRLAKCVQYQGAATVEYLYSMETGEYYFLELNPRLQVEHPVTEWIAGVNLPASQVAVGMGIPLYNIPEIRRFYGMEHGGGYHSWKEISAVAAKFDLDKAQSVRPTGHCVAVRVTSEDPDDGFKPTGGRVEELNFKSKPNVWAYFSVKSGGAIHEFSDSQFGHVFAFGESRSLAIANMVLGLKEIQIRGEIRTNVDYTVDLLNAAEYRENKIHTGWLDSRIAMRVRAERPPWYLSVVAGALYEASSRSSSIVTDYVGYLSKGQIPPRHISLVNLTVTLNIEGIKYTVKTVRGGPGSYKLRINESEIEAEMHSLRDGGLLMQLDGNSHVIYAETEGAGTRLLINGRTCLLQKEHDPSKLLADTPCKLLRFLVADGSHVVSDTPYAEVEVMKMCMPLLLPASGIIHFVMPEGQAMQASDLIARLDLDDPSSVRKAEPFHGTFPKLGPSAAISGKVHQKFAASVNSAHMILAGYEHNISHVVQDLLNCLDSPELPFLRWQELMSVLATRLPKDLRSELDGVYKEYELDADFRKGKDFPAKLIREAIEASLAHCSEKDRITSERLIEPLMSLVKSYEGGRESHACAVVKSLFEEYLSVEELFSDDIQSDVIERLRLQHAKDLEKVVYIVFSHQGVKNKNELILQLMDGLVYPNPSAYRDQLMRFSALNHTAYSGLALKASQLLEQTKLSELRTSIARSLSELEMFTEEGELVSTPRRKMAINERMEDLVCAPVAVEDALVALFDHSDPTLQRRVVETYIRRLYEHYLVRGSVRIQWHRSGLIALWEFSEEHMGQSATLLKQQVQDPRGRRWGVMVVIKSLQCLSTAIEAALKETSYYRAGAGSVSNGNPLNSNLGNILHIALVGISNQMSTLQDSGDEDQAQERINKLSKILKDKTITSHLNGAGVRVVSCIIQRDEGRPPMRHSFQWSFDKLYYEEDPMLRHVEPPLSTFLELDKVHLEGYSDAKYTPSRDRQWHIYTLVNNSKDPRSNDQRMFLRTIVRQPSVTNGFSFGNIGNEVCRAQASSSFISNSILRSLMAALEEIELHAHSEAVRSGHSHMYMCILREQRLFDLIPVSRRTDEVGQDEETACTLLKHMATNIHEHVGVRMHRLSVCQWEVKLWLDCYGQASGAWRVVVTIVTGHSCTVDIYREVEDSNTRELFYRSATPAAGPLHGIPLHEPYKPLDALDQKRNTARKNETTYCYDFPLVFEKALKESWKSGISHVAEANGHNQRYAQVTELMFADSTGSWGTPLVPVERPPGMNDIGTVAWNMKLSTPEFPGGREIMVVANDVTFKAGSFGPREDAFFDAVTNLACERKIPLIYLAATSGARLGVAGEIKACFHVGWSDDESPERGFHYIYLMEQDYSRLRSSVIAHELKLESGETRWVVDTIVGKEDGLGCENLHGSGAIASAYSKAYRETFTLTFVTGKAVGIGAYLARIGMRCIQRLDQPIILTGFSPLNKLLGREVYSSQLQLGGPKIMAANGVAHLTVSDDLEGVSAILKWLSYVPAYVGGPLPILKPLDPPERPVTYFPENSCDARAAICGLQEDTQGGKWLGGMFDRESFVETLGGWAKTVITGRAKLGGIPVGVIAVETETMMQVTPADPGQLDSAERVVPQAGQVWFPDSAAKTAQALLDFNHEELPLFILANWRGFSGGQRDLFEGILQAGSMIVENLRTYKQPAFVYIPKAGELRGGAWVVVDSKVNPEHIEMYAERSAKGNVLEPKALIEIKFKPNEVEESMLRLDPQLARLNARLLQEIKTGTSEAESIRIRSMMAARTKQLMPIYTQVATRFAELHDTTSRMIAKGVISKVVDWEESRAFFYRRLRRRVAEDSLAKQVREAAGEQMMPTHGLALERIKEWYMASQGQGYGDNWNDDEAFFAWKDDCSNYDKYLEELKAERVSRLLSQLAESSDVKALPNGLSLLLGKMNPSKREQVIDGLRQLLG from the exons ATGATGGTGGGGTCCGACCAGATCAGCGAATTCTGCAGGGCGCTCGGGGGCGACACGCCGATACGCAGCGTGCTGGTCGCCAACAATGGGATGGCCGCCGTCAAGTTCATGCGCAGCATCCGCGCCTGGGCCTCCGAGACCTTTGGCACCGACAAGGCCGTCCTCCTGGTGGCCATGGCTACCCCGGAGGACCTCCGGGCCAATGCGGAGCACGTGCGGATCGCCGACCAGTTCCTGGAGGTCCCTGGTGGAACCAATAACAACAATTATGCAAATGTGCAGCTCATTGTCGAG ATAGCAGAGAGGACCCGGGTTTCTGCAGTTTGGCCTGGCTGGGGTCATGCCTCTGAGGACCCAGAGCTTCCGGACGCGCTCAAGGAAAAGGGCATCATCTTTCTTGGGCCACCGTCGGCCGCCATGGCGGCACTAGGTGATAAGATCGGTTCCTCTCTTATCGCACAGGCAGCAGGAGTTCCAACTCTTCCATGGAGTGGGTCACAT GTGAAAGTTCCGCAAGAAACCTGCCACGCGATACCTGAGGAGATCTATAAGAAGGCTTGTGTTTCAACCACAGAGGAAGCAGTGGCTAGTTGTCAAGTGGTGGGGTATCCTGCTATGATCAAGGCATCATGGGGCGGTGGTGGTAAAGGAATAAGGAAGGTGCATAACGATGATGAGGTGAGAGCCTTGTTTAAGCAGGTGCAAGGAGAAGTCCCTGGATCACCTATATTTGTTATGAAGGTGGCCTCTCAGAGCCGGCATCTAGAGGTCCAGTTGCTCTGTGACAAGCACGGCAATGTAGCAGCGCTGCACAGTCGGGACTGTAGTGTTCAGAGAAGGCACCAAAAGATTATCGAAGAGGGACCGATCACAGTTGCTCCTCCAGAAAAGGTTAGAGAGCTTGAGCAGGCAGCAAGGCGGCTCGCTAAATGTGTGCAATATCAGGGTGCTGCTACGGTGGAATATCTGTACAGCATGGAGACAGGTGAATACTATTTCCTGGAGCTTAATCCAAGATTGCAGGTAGAACACCCTGTGACCGAATGGATTGCTGGAGTAAACCTGCCTGCATCTCAAGTTGCGGTAGGAATGGGCATACCCCTCTACAACATTCCTGAGATCAGACGCTTTTATGGAATGGAACATGGAGGTGGCTATCATAGCTGGAAGGAAATATCAGCTGTTGCGGCTAAATTTGACTTGGACAAAGCACAGTCTGTAAGGCCAACGGGTCACTGTGTAGCAGTTCGAGTTACTAGCGAGGATCCGGATGATGGGTTTAAGCCTACTGGTGGAAGAGTGGAGGAGCTAAACTTTAAAAGTAAACCCAATGTTTGGGCCTATTTCTCGGTTAAGTCTGGTGGAGCAATTCATGAGTTTTCTGATTCTCAGTTTGGTCATGTTTTTGCTTTTGGGGAATCCAGGTCGTTGGCAATAGCCAATATGGTACTTGGGTTAAAAGAGATCCAGATTCGTGGAGAGATACGCACCAATGTTGATTACACGGTGGATCTCTTGAATGCCGCAGAATACCGAGAAAATAAGATCCACACTGGTTGGCTAGACAGCAGAATAGCTATGCGTGTCAGAGCAGAGAGGCCACCATGGTACCTTTCAGTTGTTGCTGGAGCTCTATATGAAGCATCAAGCAGGAGCTCAAGTATTGTAACTGATTATGTTGGTTATCTCAGTAAAGGTCAAATACCACCAAGGCACATCTCTCTTGTCAATTTGACTGTAACACTAAATATAGAGGGGATCAAATATACGGTTAAGACAGTAAGAGGTGGACCTGGTAGCTACAAATTAAGAATCAATGAATCAGAGATTGAAGCAGAGATGCACTCGTTGCGTGATGGTGGGCTCTTAATGCAGTTGGATGGAAACAGTCATGTAATTTACGCAGAGACAGAGGGTGCTGGTACGCGCCTTCTAATCAATGGTAGAACATGCTTATTACAGAAAGAGCATGATCCTTCCAAGCTGTTGGCTGATACACCGTGCAAACTTCTTCGGTTTTTGGTCGCCGATGGCTCTCATGTGGTTTCTGATACACCATATGCTGAGGTGGAGGTCATGAAGATGTGCATGCCACTGTTACTACCGGCCTCTGGCATCATTCACTTTGTCATGCCTGAGGGTCAGGCCATGCAGGCGAGTGACCTGATAGCAAGGTTGGATCTTGATGACCCATCTTCTGTGAGGAAAGCTGAACCATTTCATGGCACCTTCCCCAAACTTGGACCTTCTGCTGCTATTTCTGGCAAAGTTCACCAAAAGTTTGCTGCAAGTGTGAATTCTGCGCACATGATTCTTGCAGGATATGAACATAATATCAGTCATGTTGTACAAGATTTGCTAAACTGCCTAGACAGCCCTGAGCTCCCTTTTCTTCGGTGGCAAGAACTCATGTCCGTTTTGGCAACACGACTCCCAAAGGATCTTAGGAGTGAGTTGGATGGTGTGTACAAGGAGTATGAGTTGGATGCTGACTTCCGGAAGGGCAAGGATTTCCCTGCCAAGTTGATAAGGGAAGCCATTGAGGCAAGTCTTGCACACTGTTCTGAGAAAGATAGGATTACCAGTGAGAGGCTTATAGAGCCACTTATGAGCCTGGTCAAGTCATATGAGGGTGGAAGAGAAAGCCATGCTTGCGCTGTTGTCAAGTCTCTCTTTGAGGAGTATTTATCTGTTGAAGAACTGTTCAGTGATGACATTCAGTCTGATGTGATAGAACGTCTACGGCTTCAACATGCAAAAGACCTTGAGAAGGTTGTCTATATTGTGTTCTCCCATCAGGGTGTGAAAAATAAAAATGAGTTGATACTACAGCTTATGGACGGATTGGTCTATCCAAATCCATCTGCTTACAGGGACCAGTTGATGCGCTTTTCTGCTCTGAACCATACAGCATACTCTGGGCTAGCACTTAAAGCAAGTCAACTTCTTGAGCAAACTAAATTGAGTGAACTCCGCACAAGCATAGCAAGAAGCCTTTCAGAGCTGGAGATGTTTACTGAGGAAGGAGAGCTGGTTTCCACACCTAGGAGGAAGATGGCCATCAATGAAAGGATGGAAGATTTGGTATGTGCCCCGGTTGCAGTTGAAGACGCCCTTGTGGCTTTGTTTGATCACAGTGATCCTACTCTTCAGCGGAGAGTAGTCGAGACATACATACGAAGATTGTACGAGCATTACCTTGTAAGGGGTAGTGTCCGGATACAATGGCACAGGTCTGGCCTAATTGCATTATGGGAATTCTCTGAAGAGCATATGGGGCAGTCTGCGACACTTCTAAAGCAACAAGTACAGGATCCCAGGGGCAGGCGATGGGGTGTAATGGTTGTAATCAAGTCTCTTCAGTGTCTGTCAACTGCGATTGAAGCTGCATTGAAGGAGACTTCATATTACAGAGCAGGTGCTGGAAGTGTCTCAAATGGTAATCCTCTAAATTCTAACCTTGGCAATATTCTGCATATAGCTTTGGTTGGTATCAGCAATCAGATGAGCACTCTTCAAGACAGTGGTGATGAGGATCAAGCTCAAGAAAGGATTAACAAACTTTCCAAGATTCTGAAGGATAAGACTATAACATCGCATCTCAATGGTGCTGGTGTTAGGGTTGTCAGCTGCATTATCCAAAGAGACGAAGGGCGTCCGCCAATGCGCCACTCCTTCCAATGGTCATTTGACAAGCTATATTATGAGGAGGACCCAATGCTCCGTCATGTGGAACCTCCTTTGTCCACATTTCTTGAATTGGACAAAGTGCATTTAGAAGGTTACAGTGACGCGAAATACACCCCATCGCGTGATCGCCAGTGGCACATCTACACACTGGTAAATAACAGTAAAGATCCGAGATCAAATGACCAAAGGATGTTTCTTCGTACCATAGTCAGACAGCCAAGTGTGACCAATGGTTTTTCGTTTGGAAATATTGGCAATGAGGTATGCCGCGCTCAAGCCTCATCATCATTCATATCTAACAGCATACTCAGATCATTGATGGCAGCGCTAGAGGAAATAGAGTTACATGCTCACAGTGAGGCTGTGAGGTCAGGCCACTCCCATATGTATATGTGCATACTGAGAGAGCAGCGGTTGTTTGATCTAATTCCAGTTTCAAGGCGGACGGATGAAGTTGGCCAAGATGAGGAGACAGCATGCACACTTTTGAAGCATATGGCTACGAATATACATGAACATGTTGGTGTCAGGATGCATCGTCTTTCCGTGTGCCAGTGGGAAGTGAAGCTATGGTTAGATTGTTATGGGCAAGCTAGTGGTGCTTGGAGAGTTGTTGTTACCATTGTCACTGGGCATTCCTGCACTGTTGATATTTACCGAGAAGTGGAGGACTCCAATACACGTGAGCTTTTCTACCGCTCCGCCACACCCGCAGCTGGTCCTTTGCATGGCATTCCATTACATGAGCCATATAAACCTTTGGATGCTCTTGACCAGAAACGGAACACCGCTAGGAAAAATGAAACAACATACTGCTATGATTTCCCATTGGTATTTGAAAAAGCATTGAAGGAGTCCTGGAAATCTGGTATTTCACATGTTGCAGAAGCTAACGGGCACAATCAGCGGTATGCTCAAGTGACAGAGCTTATGTTTGCTGATTCAACTGGATCATGGGGTACTCCTTTGGTTCCTGTTGAGCGTCCTCCAGGTATGAATGATATTGGAACTGTTGCTTGGAACATGAAGCTATCCACACCAGAATTTCCAGGCGGACGGGAGATTATGGTTGTTGCAAATGACGTGACATTTAAAGCTGGTTCTTTTGGTCCTAGAGAAGATGCATTCTTCGATGCTGTTACCAATCTTGCTTGCGAGAGGAAAATTCCTCTAATCTACTTGGCAGCAACTTCTGGTGCTAGGCTCGGTGTAGCAGGGGAAATAAAGGCATGCTTCCATGTCGGATGGTCTGATGATGAGAGCCCTGAACGTGGTTTTCACTATATTTACCTCATGGAACAAGATTATTCACGTCTAAGATCTTCGGTTATAGCCCATGAGCTAAAGCTGGAAAGTGGAGAAACCAGATGGGTTGTTGATACCATTGTTGGGAAAGAGGACGGACTTGGTTGTGAGAATCTACATGGAAGTGGTGCCATTGCCAGTGCCTACTCTAAGGCATACAGAGAGACGTTTACTCTGACATTTGTGACTGGGAAAGCTGTTGGAATTGGGGCTTATCTTGCTCGGATAGGGATGAGGTGTATACAACGTCTTGATCAGCCAATTATTTTAACTGGGTTTTCTCCGCTGAACAAGCTCCTGGGGCGGGAGGTTTATAGCTCCCAATTGCAACTGGGTGGCCCAAAAATCATGGCTGCAAATGGAGTTGCCCATCTCACAGTGTcagatgatcttgaaggtgtttctGCTATCTTGAAATGGCTCAGCTACGTACCTGCGTATGTCGGCGGTCCTCTTCCTATTCTGAAACCTCTTGATCCACCGGAAAGACCTGTAACATACTTCCCAGAGAATTCATGTGATGCCCGTGCAGCCATCTGTGGCCTTCAAGAGGACACTCAAGGAGGCAAGTGGTTGGGTGGTATGTTTGACAGAGAAAGCTTTGTGGAAACATTAGGGGGATGGGCGAAAACTGTTATTACCGGAAGGGCAAAGCTGGGTGGGATTCCAGTCGGTGTCATAGCTGTGGAAACCGAGACAATGATGCAAGTGACCCCCGCTGATCCTGGTCAGCTTGATTCTGCAGAGCGTGTAGTCCCTCAAGCAGGACAGGTGTGGTTCCCAGATTCGGCCGCGAAAACAGCCCAGGCACTGCTGGATTTCAACCATGAAGAGCTCCCGTTGTTCATACTTGCTAACTGGAGAGGTTTTTCTGGTGGCCAAAGGGATCTGTTTGAAGGAATCCTTCAGGCCGGTTCCATGATTGTCGAGAATCTGAGGACATATAAGCAGCCTGCTTTTGTGTACATACCAAAGGCTGGAGAGCTGCGTGGAGGCGCATGGGTCGTGGTGGACAGCAAGGTCAATCCTGAGCACATTGAGATGTATGCCGAGAGGAGTGCAAAAGGTAATGTCCTTGAGCCAAAGGCGCTAATTGAGATCAAATTTAAGCCAAATGAAGTCGAAGAGAGCATGCTAAGGCTTGACCCTCAGTTGGCCAGACTCAATGCTAGACTCCTCCAAGAAATTAAGACAGGCACGTCGGAAGCGGAGTCCATCAGGATCAGGAGTATGATGGCCGCTCGGACGAAGCAGCTGATGCCTATATACACTCAGGTTGCTACCCGGTTTGCTGAACTGCATGACACCACTTCCAGAATGATTGCCAAAGGTGTGATCAGTAAGGTGGTGGACTGGGAGGAGTCTCGGGCCTTCTTCTACAGGAGGTTGCGAAGGAGGGTTGCCGAGGATTCACTTGCCAAACAAGTTAGGGAAGCCGCCGGTGAGCAGATGATGCCCACTCACGGATTAGCACTGGAGCGTATCAAGGAATGGTATATGGCTTCTCAAGGACAGGGATATGGCGATAACTGGAACGACGACGAAGCTTTCTTCGCCTGGAAAGACGACTGTAGCAACTATGACAAGTATCTCGAGGAGTTGAAAGCTGAACGGGTATCTAGGCTGTTGTCGCAACTTGCTGAAAGCTCTGATGTGAAGGCTTTGCCCAACGGTCTCTCGCTCCTCCTTGGCAAAATGAATCCTTCAAAGAGGGAGCAGGTTATCGATGGCCTCAGGCAGCTTCTTGGTTGA